In Pseudomonas poae, a single genomic region encodes these proteins:
- a CDS encoding glycerophosphodiester phosphodiesterase: MPVTFTKSALLLALMLGLGQAQAADPISPAELATNEGIPYPAVIAHRGASYDAPESTAAAYKVARDLGADYLEMDLQRSKDGVLFALHDNNLQRTTDVATKFPERKDAPANEFTWKELQTLDAGSWFNAAYPDRARPGFVGLKIQSLDDIIKIAEGNPQHKPGLYIETKEPKQFPGIEADLKNKLLDKGWLSSAGSKLGKSNTGVGQGRGRVVLQTFEKDSLKELQKEMPNTPKILLLWVGAGSIEPKSTQTFAESGEATKAAYYAKQEPKDAAEFEKWVDEAKSLGAIGTGPSAELTNHGDQSYTDLVKPEMNKLTHDKGLLVHVYTVDEPVDFQKVMSAGVDGIFTNRAAELLKFYKRWPSSSVQDLLNDYKY, translated from the coding sequence ATGCCTGTCACGTTTACCAAGAGCGCCCTGCTGCTCGCACTAATGCTGGGCCTTGGCCAAGCACAGGCTGCCGACCCCATCAGCCCGGCTGAATTGGCAACAAACGAAGGCATTCCGTACCCGGCGGTCATCGCCCACCGTGGCGCCTCCTATGACGCCCCCGAGTCCACCGCCGCTGCCTACAAGGTTGCTCGTGACCTGGGTGCCGACTACCTGGAAATGGATCTGCAACGCAGCAAGGACGGCGTGCTGTTCGCCCTGCACGACAACAACCTGCAGCGCACCACCGACGTGGCCACCAAGTTCCCCGAGCGCAAAGACGCCCCGGCCAACGAATTCACCTGGAAAGAACTGCAAACACTCGACGCCGGCAGCTGGTTCAACGCCGCCTACCCTGACCGCGCGCGCCCAGGCTTCGTGGGCCTGAAGATCCAGAGCCTGGACGACATCATCAAGATCGCCGAAGGCAACCCGCAGCACAAACCCGGCCTGTACATCGAGACCAAAGAGCCCAAGCAATTCCCGGGCATCGAAGCCGACCTGAAGAACAAGCTGCTGGACAAAGGCTGGCTGAGCTCCGCCGGCTCCAAGCTGGGCAAGAGCAACACCGGCGTCGGTCAGGGCCGTGGCCGCGTGGTGCTGCAGACGTTTGAAAAAGACAGCCTGAAAGAGCTGCAGAAAGAAATGCCCAACACCCCGAAAATCCTGCTGTTGTGGGTGGGTGCCGGCAGTATCGAACCGAAGTCCACCCAAACCTTCGCTGAATCAGGTGAAGCGACCAAGGCCGCCTACTACGCCAAGCAAGAGCCAAAAGACGCCGCCGAGTTCGAAAAATGGGTCGACGAAGCCAAGAGCCTCGGTGCGATCGGTACCGGCCCGTCGGCTGAGCTGACCAACCACGGTGACCAGAGCTACACCGACCTGGTCAAGCCTGAGATGAACAAGCTGACCCACGACAAAGGCCTGCTGGTGCACGTCTACACCGTGGACGAACCTGTGGACTTCCAAAAAGTGATGAGCGCCGGCGTCGATGGCATCTTCACCAACCGCGCCGCCGAGCTGTTGAAGTTCTACAAGCGCTGGCCGTCGTCCAGCGTGCAGGACCTGCTGAACGACTATAAGTACTGA
- a CDS encoding DUF2025 family protein produces MRITSELICQAADQLHGFVGLNRKTGQYIVRFSEDSFGMDVADDGIIPTAEFVWLPAAEHAMTLSRERIQLLLDQNIDDRINITEPLRVYMRRVEIPQISALRSLVS; encoded by the coding sequence ATGCGCATCACTTCCGAGCTTATCTGCCAGGCCGCCGACCAACTCCATGGTTTTGTCGGCCTGAACCGCAAGACCGGCCAGTACATCGTACGTTTCAGCGAAGACTCTTTCGGCATGGACGTGGCCGATGACGGCATCATTCCCACCGCCGAATTCGTCTGGCTGCCGGCCGCCGAGCACGCCATGACCTTGTCGCGCGAGCGTATCCAACTGCTGCTGGACCAGAATATCGACGACCGTATCAACATCACCGAGCCGTTGCGGGTGTACATGCGCCGGGTGGAAATTCCACAGATCAGTGCGTTGCGCAGTCTGGTGAGCTGA
- a CDS encoding antibiotic biosynthesis monooxygenase: MIARTPAPPYYAVIFSSLRTEGDQGYGEAASRMLALAREQPGFLGVESAREDGLGITVSYWENEAAIVAWKQQAEHSAVREQGRASWYSAFQTRVCKVERAYTFNAT; the protein is encoded by the coding sequence ATGATCGCCCGCACACCAGCCCCACCCTACTACGCAGTGATATTCAGCTCACTGCGCACCGAGGGTGACCAGGGTTACGGCGAGGCTGCCAGCCGCATGCTGGCGTTGGCACGTGAACAGCCAGGGTTTCTCGGGGTGGAATCGGCGCGTGAGGATGGCTTGGGGATTACCGTGTCGTATTGGGAAAACGAGGCGGCGATTGTGGCGTGGAAGCAGCAGGCCGAGCATAGCGCGGTGCGTGAGCAAGGGCGGGCTAGCTGGTATTCAGCGTTTCAGACGCGGGTGTGCAAGGTGGAGCGGGCCTACACCTTTAACGCAACATGA
- a CDS encoding DUF1003 domain-containing protein, with amino-acid sequence MTPDKPEAAPVDHLRFHRGHAHLAPTFGNDTFALKAEAFARFFGTPTFLGAQTAIVVLWVVLNMTGVTHFDVYPFILLNLAFSLQSAYAAPLILLAQTRQAARDKAQSDADAQHREALAVANTERQAQAAQTTKQLLELLEQNTRLTEMTKQLTERIETLTCEMHEQFVRKPQAPQ; translated from the coding sequence ATGACCCCCGACAAGCCCGAAGCCGCCCCCGTCGACCACTTGCGTTTCCACCGAGGCCACGCCCACCTGGCGCCCACCTTCGGCAACGATACGTTCGCCCTCAAGGCCGAAGCCTTTGCGCGCTTCTTCGGCACGCCGACCTTTCTCGGTGCACAAACCGCCATCGTGGTGTTGTGGGTGGTGCTGAACATGACCGGCGTCACGCACTTCGACGTGTACCCGTTCATCTTGCTCAACCTGGCGTTCAGCCTGCAATCGGCCTACGCCGCGCCGTTGATCCTGCTGGCCCAGACACGTCAGGCCGCTCGCGACAAAGCCCAGTCGGACGCCGACGCACAACATCGCGAAGCCCTGGCCGTGGCCAATACCGAGCGCCAGGCCCAGGCTGCGCAGACCACCAAACAGCTGCTCGAGTTGCTGGAACAAAACACCCGGCTGACGGAAATGACCAAGCAGTTGACCGAGCGCATCGAGACGTTGACGTGCGAGATGCATGAGCAGTTTGTGCGTAAACCTCAAGCACCACAGTGA
- a CDS encoding methyl-accepting chemotaxis protein → MQRPQKTIATLHHTVAQQASLLDAIERSMAVIEFDLQGNVLRANDNFLSTMGYRAEQLAGQSHRLFCTPAFARSAEYNQLWSNLRNGQFQSGTFERVAGTGQSVWLEASYNPVRDEAGQVIKVVKYAMDVTPRLQAESEANAKLDAIGRAMAVIEFNLDGTIITANANFLQRMGYSLAQIQGQHHRLFCPAAIANSSAYGDFWRRLNQGEMFSGQFERVDKNGQTVWLEANYNPVYDASGRLCKVVKFASDVTAMVQQHSADAASAAQAYHISLTTRDIAEKGAEVIQQTASGMREIAADIDGSSQLIAKLGERSQQITAIVNTIRAIADQTNLLALNAAIEAARAGEQGRGFAVVADEVRQLAARTSGSTAEISSMIAMIQDETRQAIDSMEGTRDRAAQGVDLANRAGTVILQIREGTSDAVQAVSAFANERGGN, encoded by the coding sequence ATTCAACGCCCACAAAAAACCATCGCGACCCTTCACCACACAGTGGCCCAACAGGCCAGCCTGCTGGACGCCATCGAGCGCTCCATGGCCGTGATCGAGTTCGACCTGCAAGGCAATGTGCTGCGGGCCAACGACAACTTCCTCAGCACCATGGGCTACCGCGCCGAGCAGCTCGCGGGCCAGTCTCACCGCTTGTTCTGCACCCCGGCGTTCGCCCGCAGCGCCGAGTACAACCAGTTGTGGTCAAACCTGCGCAATGGTCAATTCCAGTCCGGGACCTTCGAGCGAGTCGCGGGCACTGGCCAGTCGGTCTGGCTGGAAGCCAGCTACAACCCGGTACGGGATGAGGCAGGCCAGGTGATCAAGGTGGTGAAGTACGCGATGGACGTTACCCCACGCCTGCAAGCCGAAAGTGAAGCCAACGCAAAACTGGACGCCATCGGCCGGGCCATGGCGGTGATCGAGTTCAACCTCGACGGCACCATCATCACGGCCAACGCCAATTTCCTGCAGCGCATGGGCTACAGCCTGGCGCAGATCCAAGGCCAGCATCACCGCCTGTTCTGCCCAGCGGCAATCGCCAACAGCTCGGCCTACGGCGATTTCTGGCGGCGCCTGAACCAGGGCGAAATGTTCAGCGGCCAGTTTGAGCGAGTGGATAAAAATGGCCAGACCGTGTGGCTCGAAGCCAACTACAACCCGGTGTACGACGCCAGCGGACGCCTGTGCAAAGTGGTCAAGTTCGCCTCCGACGTAACCGCCATGGTGCAACAACACAGCGCCGATGCAGCGAGCGCAGCCCAGGCTTATCACATCTCGCTGACCACCCGGGACATTGCCGAAAAAGGCGCCGAAGTAATTCAGCAAACGGCCAGCGGCATGCGCGAGATTGCCGCCGACATCGACGGATCTTCGCAACTGATCGCCAAGCTGGGCGAGCGCTCGCAGCAGATTACCGCCATCGTCAACACCATTCGCGCGATTGCCGACCAGACCAACCTGTTGGCACTCAACGCCGCCATCGAAGCGGCGCGCGCCGGTGAACAAGGCCGCGGATTTGCGGTGGTGGCCGACGAGGTACGGCAACTGGCGGCGCGTACCAGCGGCTCCACCGCCGAGATTTCCAGCATGATCGCGATGATCCAGGATGAGACCCGCCAAGCCATCGACAGCATGGAGGGTACCCGCGACCGTGCAGCCCAGGGTGTTGACCTGGCCAACCGTGCCGGCACGGTGATTCTGCAAATTCGTGAAGGCACCAGCGACGCGGTACAGGCCGTGAGTGCCTTTGCCAACGAGCGTGGCGGCAACTGA
- a CDS encoding diguanylate cyclase, whose protein sequence is MENRQGKGLSFARRIYRPRIIGTAMCCISVIAALSPLAKPDWVWALLFINGFVWPHLAYQLATRSKFPYDAEQRNLVWDALFSGFWVATLQFAPLTSVTLLSMVSMNNVAAGGKRLLLRGALAQAFGVGVAGLLFGLHFNPSVSLAQVYACLPMLTFYPMAIGMVCYQLAIKLSEHKRALSALSRIDSLTGLLNHGSWKDLLQLKFHKCQQQQGHATIALIDIDHFKRINDTHGHIVGDAVLRQLSLELRSSLRENDLAGRYGGDEFCVILPQMPLEQAAQVMERMRENFGNYRNPQIPELRVSLSIGLASFQPSFTDAAMWLNAADRALYAAKDTGRNRVNVSAEMVAHSA, encoded by the coding sequence ATGGAAAACAGACAAGGCAAAGGGCTTTCGTTTGCCAGGCGCATCTACAGGCCAAGAATCATCGGCACAGCCATGTGCTGTATCAGTGTGATTGCCGCCTTGTCCCCGCTGGCAAAGCCTGACTGGGTCTGGGCATTGCTGTTCATCAACGGTTTTGTCTGGCCGCATCTGGCGTATCAACTGGCGACTCGCTCCAAATTCCCCTACGACGCCGAACAACGCAACCTGGTGTGGGACGCGTTATTCAGCGGATTTTGGGTGGCTACGCTGCAATTCGCCCCATTGACCAGCGTCACCCTGTTGTCGATGGTCTCCATGAACAACGTCGCTGCGGGCGGCAAGCGTTTGTTGTTGCGCGGTGCGCTGGCGCAAGCGTTTGGCGTGGGAGTGGCAGGCCTGCTGTTTGGCCTGCACTTCAACCCCTCGGTCAGCCTGGCACAGGTCTACGCTTGCTTGCCCATGCTCACGTTCTACCCCATGGCCATCGGTATGGTCTGCTATCAATTGGCGATCAAACTGTCGGAACACAAACGCGCGCTCAGCGCCCTGAGCCGCATCGACAGCCTCACCGGCCTGCTCAACCACGGCTCATGGAAAGATCTGCTGCAACTCAAGTTCCACAAATGCCAACAGCAACAAGGCCACGCCACCATTGCGCTGATCGACATTGACCACTTCAAGCGGATCAATGATACCCACGGCCATATCGTCGGTGACGCGGTGCTGCGCCAGTTGAGTCTGGAGTTGCGGAGCAGCTTGCGGGAAAACGACCTGGCCGGGCGCTACGGAGGCGATGAGTTCTGCGTGATTCTTCCGCAGATGCCCCTTGAGCAAGCTGCGCAGGTCATGGAGCGCATGCGCGAGAACTTCGGTAATTACCGCAACCCGCAAATCCCGGAATTGCGGGTCAGCCTGAGCATCGGCCTGGCCAGCTTTCAACCGTCGTTCACCGATGCGGCAATGTGGCTGAATGCGGCGGACCGGGCGCTGTACGCAGCCAAGGACACCGGCCGCAACCGAGTCAATGTCAGCGCAGAAATGGTCGCTCATTCCGCCTGA
- a CDS encoding TetR/AcrR family transcriptional regulator produces the protein MTAPRRLTDRKREAIVAAAIAEFRDNGFEVTSMDKIAATAGVSKRTVYNHFPSKEELFAEILHQLWASSVAQLDVSYDRNRPLRDQLRGLLEAKMQMMSDANFLDLARVAIAATIHSPERAQDMVNRLSKREEGFTLWVRAAQEDGRLSGNDPAFAAHQIQGMLKAFAFWPQITLGQPILDAASQAGVIESAIDLFLAGYEVTAPTAQ, from the coding sequence ATGACTGCCCCTCGACGCCTCACCGACCGCAAACGCGAAGCCATTGTGGCTGCCGCCATCGCCGAGTTTCGCGATAACGGTTTCGAGGTCACCAGCATGGACAAGATTGCCGCCACCGCAGGGGTGTCCAAACGCACGGTGTACAACCACTTCCCCAGCAAGGAAGAGTTGTTCGCCGAAATTCTCCATCAACTCTGGGCCAGCAGCGTCGCACAGTTGGATGTGAGCTACGACCGCAACCGCCCACTGCGCGATCAATTGCGCGGGCTGTTGGAGGCGAAGATGCAGATGATGTCGGATGCCAATTTCCTCGACCTGGCTCGCGTTGCCATCGCCGCCACCATCCATTCGCCGGAACGTGCGCAAGACATGGTCAATCGCCTGAGCAAGCGGGAGGAAGGCTTCACCCTGTGGGTACGCGCCGCCCAGGAAGACGGTCGACTCAGCGGCAATGATCCGGCATTTGCCGCCCACCAGATCCAAGGCATGCTCAAGGCCTTCGCGTTTTGGCCACAGATTACCCTCGGCCAACCTATCCTCGACGCCGCCAGCCAGGCCGGTGTGATCGAGTCGGCCATTGACCTGTTTTTAGCCGGTTATGAGGTTACTGCCCCTACTGCGCAGTAG
- a CDS encoding hydrolase yields MATISSRIDPSPVALKPAEQDQGHFSNDAPVQHGGFGKTLRIFWNMLFNKPRSTRPVGQIPVHPLTREQLMAAPDHSVFRLGHSTVLLKMRGKFWVTDPVFAERASPFSWAGPKRFHQPPISLEDLPPLEAVILSHNHYDHLDHKAVVQLAAKTRYFLAPLGVGDILVKWGVDASKVRQLDWWQSTELDGIRFVATPAQHFSGRGLFDANQTLWCSWVMIDGARRIFFSGDTGYFDGFKRIGEQYGPFDLTLMETGAYNVDWPHVHMQPEQTLQAHIDLKGRWLLPIHNGTFDLAFHAWHEPFDRIMALAWERNVSITTPQMGQAFSLNQPERGHAWWLAVETQGVEERAVG; encoded by the coding sequence ATGGCCACCATTTCATCGCGTATCGACCCTTCACCTGTGGCGCTCAAGCCTGCCGAACAGGATCAAGGCCACTTCAGTAATGACGCCCCCGTGCAGCATGGCGGCTTTGGCAAAACCCTGCGTATCTTCTGGAACATGCTGTTCAACAAACCGCGCAGTACGCGACCGGTAGGGCAAATTCCGGTGCATCCGCTGACCCGCGAGCAGTTGATGGCGGCACCTGATCACAGCGTATTCCGCCTCGGGCATTCCACCGTGCTGCTGAAAATGCGCGGCAAGTTCTGGGTTACTGACCCCGTATTCGCCGAGCGCGCCTCGCCATTCAGTTGGGCCGGCCCCAAACGTTTCCATCAGCCGCCCATCAGCCTTGAAGACCTGCCGCCGTTGGAAGCGGTGATCCTTTCCCACAACCACTACGATCATCTTGACCACAAAGCCGTCGTCCAGTTGGCTGCGAAGACCCGTTACTTCCTGGCGCCGTTGGGTGTCGGCGACATCCTGGTCAAATGGGGCGTGGATGCCAGCAAAGTGCGGCAACTGGATTGGTGGCAAAGCACCGAGCTCGATGGCATTCGTTTTGTTGCCACGCCCGCACAGCATTTTTCCGGGCGCGGTTTGTTTGATGCCAACCAGACCCTTTGGTGTTCCTGGGTGATGATCGACGGCGCGCGGCGGATTTTTTTCAGCGGCGACACCGGTTATTTCGATGGCTTCAAGCGCATCGGCGAGCAGTACGGCCCGTTTGATCTGACCCTGATGGAAACCGGTGCTTACAACGTCGACTGGCCACACGTGCACATGCAGCCGGAGCAAACCTTACAGGCGCATATCGACCTCAAGGGCCGCTGGCTGCTGCCGATTCACAACGGCACTTTCGACTTGGCGTTCCATGCCTGGCACGAGCCATTTGACCGCATCATGGCCCTGGCCTGGGAGCGCAACGTATCGATTACCACGCCGCAGATGGGGCAGGCGTTCAGCTTGAACCAACCTGAGCGTGGGCATGCGTGGTGGTTGGCGGTGGAGACCCAAGGTGTTGAAGAGCGTGCCGTAGGGTAG